In the Labilithrix sp. genome, CGTCGGGGAAGAACGCGAGGCGCGCGCGCCGCGAGCGGGCCGCCTCCGGCCACTGGCCGCTCTGCTCGTAGAGGCGCACGAGGTCGTCGAGCACGCGGCGATCGACCGACGGCGTCGTCGGCGCGCGCGCGGCGGCGTGCTCGAGGAGCGCGAGCGCGCCCGCGTCGTCGCCGAGGAGCGTGTGCGCGAGCGTCGCGGCGTCGAGCTCGAGGCGCGCGGCGCGAGGGGAGCTCGGCTCGAGCCGCGACTCGTCGGCGAGGAGGGCGGCGAGGCGCGCGGTGTCGTGGTGCGCCGCGCAGTGGAGCGTGAACGCGTCGCGGACGGGGCCGACGCTCGCGTCGAGGCGCATCGCGCGCTCGAACGCGCCGCGCGCCGCGTCGATGCGGCCGAGGCGGTGCTCGAGGATCCGCGCGCGCTCGACGTGGAGCCACGCCGCGAGGTTCGGCTGCGCGGAGTACGCGTCGGCCATCCGGCCGAGGTGGGCGACGAGGTCCTCCCACGGGTCCTCGTCCTTGGTCGGGACGAGCTCGTGCTTCTCGCCGCGCTCGACGAACGTCCGGCGCGTGAGGTCGGTCTCGAGCCCCTTCAGCGCGGCGGAGTGATGGGGCGCGCGGCCGAGCACGAGCTCCCACGCGTCGCGTGCCTCGTCGAGGCGATCGCCGGCGATGAGGAGGCGCGCGCGCTCCACGAGCAGCTCGACCGCCGCCGACTCGCCGGAGGCGACCGCGATCTCCGCCTCGAGGTGCTTCAGCATCTCGGGGAGGCGCGAGCGGTGATGGATGCGGCGCCGGAGGATCGCGTGCGCGGCCGCGAGATCGGGCTGCACGCGCAGCGCGGCCTCGACCTCGGCATTGACCTTCGCGTCGTCGGCGAGCGACTCGTGGACGATCGCGAGCTCGACGTGGACGCGCGCGAGGCCGACGCGGTCCTCCGTCTGCGCGAGCCGCTCGACGCGCGCCTTCAAGAGCTCGACGAGCGACGCGCCCTCCGCCGTGACGCGCGGCGGCTCCTTCTCGACCGGCGCGCCCTTCGCCGAGCCGGTCGTCTCCTGACCTTTCGGCAGCGGCGGAGGCGGCGGCGCGCGACGCGAGGGCGGCCCCGCGATCGGCGGCGCGGTGTTGCCCTTGCCGGGGGGCGGAGGCGGCAGCGTCTGGTTCGCCCGCGGCAGCGGCGGAGGCGGTGGCATCGTGCGCCCCGCCGGCGCGGCGACCTTCGGCGGCGTCGGCGGAGCGGTGCGCTGCCCCGGCCGCGGGAGCGACGGCTTGGACGGCTCTTCCTCGATGACGAGCGCGGGCGCCTCGGTCGTGGACCCGCCGAAGTCGACCGCGGTCGGGAGGTTCACCGACGGCTTCTCGCCGGTCGGGGCGTGGAGGTCCTCGAGCGGCGCGTCGGGCTTGTCCTTCGCCGCCTTCTTGAGCGTCTCGCGCTGCTCGTCGATCGACCAGTTCTCGCCCGTCATCGCGAGGAGGCTCTGGACGCTGGCGGAGTCGAGGACGTCGACGCCGCTGATCTCCATCTCGTCGAGGTCGACCGACTCGTACTTCTCGCGCGGAGCGTCGCCGGCCAAGGTCGGATGCTCCTCCGGCGGAACGGCGGCGGCGGTGCCGCTCGACGGGAGCGGAGGAAATGGGGGCCGAGGGGCTTCCGCCATCGCTCCTATGCTCGCACAAGTCGCGCTTGCTACGGGCCGAAAATCCCGTCGAATGCCGCGCCGCTCGCGCCGTCGCCGATCGGCTTCTTCGTGTCGAGCTTGCTCGCGTTCATCACCTCGGACCCGTCGCCGTCGGCGCGCGTGAGAGCGGCGAAGAGCGCGCGGCGCTTGGTGCTCCCCCTCGAGCTGACGGAGACGCCGCGGAGCGGGAGCGCGCCGGGGATGACGCTCTTCTGCGCGGACACCCACTCCTTTCCGTCGCGCGAGACCTGCGCGTCGATCTGCGTGTCGGGGCCGGCCGTCTTCAGCTCGAGGCGCATGAAGTGGCTCGTCTCGGAGGAGAGGCCGAAGAGCGGCGCGGCGGTGTTCTCCGTCGTCGCGCCGTCGGTCGTCTTCCGCAGCAGGATGCGCGGCGGGCTCGAGTCGAACGGGCGGCAGAAGGCGACGCTGACCGCGCCGGGCGCGTCGGAGGCGCGCGCGACGAGGCACGCCTTCGCGTTGGCCTCGGTGTGCGAGCTCGGGACGGAGATCGCGGCGCTCCACGCTTCGTCCTTCGTGCTCTCGGCGAGCGCGAAGAAGGCGCTGTCCTTCGTGCTCCCCTGGTCGCCGCTCGTCGCGGTGACGCCGAGCACGTCGCCCGCCTCTTCGCGATCGACGCAGCCGTCGCAGAGGAACGGGAAGCCCTTGTTGCCGTGCGTCTTCGACCACGTGTCCTGTTCGAAGTTCGCTTTGTCGGTCGCGAGGTGCACCGCGCCCGTCTCTCTGCCGGCGGCGAAGTCGCCCGCGTTGTCGAGGCCGCCGCCGAGGCCGCCCTTGTAGAGGCGTCCGACGAGGCCCTCGTCGCGCATCGTCTTCGCGTGGGCGCGATCGTCGAAGGACATGTTGAAGAAGACGACGTCAGAGTGCTTCTCGTACTCCGCGGGCGGGCACGACGCGTTGAGGTCGGGCGCGAGGAAGACGAGGCGCTCGCTCGGCTTCGCGCCGCCGTACTTGCTCACCTTGCTGTTCGCGTCGCACTTCGAGCCGCCGGTGACGGTGAGCATGATCTTGCCGCGGAGCGCGCCGAGGGTGGGGAACGCGCACGGCGCGCCGACGGCGGCGCGCACGGTCGTCGCGCCGTCGCACTTCTCGATCAGGTCCTTCGGCGCGACGATGTTCTCGCGGCCGAGCGTCTTCTCCACGAGCGCGTCGAGGTCGGCGGGCTGGCGGTTCGCCTGGAAGTCGTCCTTCAGATCGATCCAGAGCGTGATGACCTCGTGCTTCGGCACCGCGGCGTGGAAGGCCGCGACCGCGCCGAGGCAGTCGCTGAGGAGCGTGCAGCTCGTGCTGTTGAAGCCGGGGATGTTCTCGTGGAAGACGAACCAGTTCCCGTTCGGCGCCGCGCCGCCCTTCTCGTTGTGGATGTCGAACTCGAGGCTCCGCACGCGGTGGTAGAGGAGCTGATCGAAGATCGGCTCGCTCCGCTCGTACGAGTTGTGGACGGACTTCATCACCGTCGCGTCGTACGGGATCGGCGCGCCTCCGCCCGGTCCGTCGTCGTCATCGTCGTCGTCGTCGTCGCCGATCGGGTCGCCGGGCCCGCCGCTGCTCTTCCCCGCGTCGCCGCCCGAGAGTGGATCGGGCGTCGTCTTCTGCCCTTCGTCGCTCCCGCAGCCATACGCGTAGAGCACGAGCGAAGCGAAGACCGAGAGCCGGCGCATCGCTCGAGGTTATCAGAAGGGGCGCTTCCCGAAGACCATGCCCTCGGCGAGAGGGAGGAGATCCGCGCACCGGGTGTTGACGTCGAGCGGGTGCTCTTCGTCCGGATCGGTCGCGACGTCGTAGCAGCTCCAGGCGCTGTCGCCCTGGTGCGCGATGAGCTTCCGGGTGCCGTTCATCGCGCCCCAGTTCTTGAACGCGCAGGCCCACAGCTCGGAGCAGTTCGTCATCTGGAGCGGCGTCTCGACCTTGGAGCCGCCGCGCATGAGCGAGGTGCCGGCCGTCTCTCTCATCAGGCTGGAGAGCTCCGGCGCGTCGAGGAAGCCGAGGAGGTCCATCGTCGTGGGGAACACGTCGAGGTGCGTGAGCGGCGTCGTCTTCAGCGCGGCGAGGCTCGCGCGCTCGTCGTCGGTGATCGTCCCCGGCGGCGCGTCGATCCAGAACGGGATCCGGATCTCCGGATCGAAGAGCGTGCCGGTGTGACCGACCGCGCCCTTCTCGCGCATCTGCTCGCCGTGATCGGACACGAACACGACGACGGTGCGCTCGGACTCGGGGCGCGTGCGGATCGCCTGGAGGAGGCGCGCGGTCGCCTTGTCCTGCATGTGGATCGAGTCCTGGTAGCGGCAGAGCGCGTCGTTGTCCTTGCCCGGCACCTTCGGGTCGTACTCGTCGCAGAACGGCATGTCGTCGCCGTCGACCTTGTACGGGAAGTGCGTGTTGGAGAGGTGCACGACCGAGAACCACGGCTCCTTGAGGTTCCCGATGTCTCCGATCACGTAGTCGACGAGCTTGCCGTCGTCGGCGCCCATCTCGTAGGTCGCGTCCTCTTCGATCTGCGTCGCGCTGATGTGGCGGCTCCACGGCTGCTTGCCGAGCCAGAGCCCGGAGTTGCCGAAGAGAAGGTGCTGCGACGTGTAATAGGCGCTCTCGACGCCGGCCGCCTTCGCGTACTCCCAGAGCAGCGGCGCCTCGTGGAGGTCCTGCCGCGAACGCGTCGGCAAGAGGCCGTTCCACATCACCGCGATCGAGATCGCGGTCGACGAGTCGAGCGCGCGCATCTGCGTCATCGGGATCCGGTTCGGGACGATGGGGTTCGAGAACGGCGTGAACGTGCAGTCCGGGTCGTACTCGACGCACACGCTCTGCGCGCGCACCGACTCGGTCACGATCATGAGGACGTTGCGCGGCCGCGAAGGCTTCGCCGTGAACGGCGGCACGGGCTTCGGGTCGCGCGGTCCGGGGTGGACGCGCTCGACCGTCTCGTTGTGCTCCCACAGCGCGCGCGAGAGCTGCCCCATCGCGGACACGTACATCATGTCGGGCGGCTGTCCTTGCTCCGCGCCGCGGCCGGGATCGACGTAGGCGACGAGCAGCGTCGCGACGAGCGCGACGTCGAGGAGCACCCACCCGCGCCGGCGGAGGCGCAGCGGCGCGAGGCGGCGCGCGACGATCGGCAGCGCGGCCGCGACGGTGAGGGCAGGGAAGAGCGCGCGGAAGAAGGTCCAGCGGTCGAACCACAGCTGCTGCCCGATGCTCGCGAGGAACGTCGTGCCCACGAGCACCGCGCGGTGGTTCATGTACGCGCCGTAGCGCATGTACGTGTAGTCCTGGCCTCCGACCGCGAAGAGCGCCGCGACGAAGAGGAGCAAGCGCACGGGCCAGCGCGCGAAGCCGCGCGTGCGCGTCGCCACCGCGAGGAGGCACGCCCAGATGACGACGCCGGCGGCGCCGCTCGCGCAGTAGAAGAAGACCTCCCACGCGTCGAAGGTCTTGAACCGTGCCGCGCGGCGCGCGAAGTCGAAGGCGATCACGGAGGCGGGGGCGAGCACGATGAGCGCGCGCGCGAGCCAGCGGCGGAGGCGCGCCTTCTTCTTCGCGCCGGGGGCGGCCCAAGGCCGAGCATGGGGCTCTGCCTTCTCCGCGGTCATGACGGCCGGGTGCTGCATCGAAAACGGCCCGACGATAGCATGGGCCGCGTGACCAACCTCATCGTCCCGCAGTCGCTGACCCCCGCCGCCTACGAGCCCTACGGCCGGGTCATCATGGCCTCGCCCCGCGGCGAGCCGGGCGCGGTGGCGAACCTGGGCACGGCGCTCCGTTTCGACGACGTCGTCGAGGTCGCGAACGGCCGCCCGGCGACCGCGACGCTGAAGGTGAAGGTCTTCCGCTCGAGCCCGGTCCCGTGCGAGCGCCGTCCGCTCGCGCTGCTCGAGAAGCATCCGCTCTCGACGCAGCTCTTCATCCCGATGAACGCGTCGCGCTTCATCGCCCTCGTCGCGCTCGGCGGCGACGCGCCGGACCTCTCCACCTTGAAGGCCTTCGTCGCCGAGGGCGCGCAAGGGATCAGCTACGCCCCCGGCGTCTGGCACCACCCGATGCTGACGCTCGACACGCAGACCGACTTCGTCGTCTTCGTCCACGAAGACGGCGCCGCGGAGGACTGCGTCGTCATCGATCGCAACGACGCCGCGTGGCCGGAGCTCGACCTCGGGACGCTCCGCCCAGCCTGACGGCTTGTCTATTATAATAGAGTGACGTATGTAATACGGGACGATGGGTCGCCGTTGGCTTGCGTTGCTTTGGTTTGCTGCAGGTTGTTCCTCTACTATCGTGAACGAATTGCCCGCGGAGGAGCCGCCGGCGGTGCCTCCGTCGCCGGCGCGGCCCGAGGTGAAGCTCGTCGATCCCGCGCCCGCGACGCCGGCGGAGCTCGCGCGGCGCTCGGCCGAGCGGTACGACGACAACGAGGCGGGCCTCGTCGGCGCGTCGCGCCTCGGTAGGTGGCTCGCCGGTTGGCCGGCGTCGAAGCCGGCGGGGGTGGAGGGCGATCTGGTCGTCCTCCAGCTCGACCCGGCGCTGGGGGAGCTGCCGTACGTCGCGGAGGCGCCCGGCGTGCGCGTCTACCACGCCGCCGAAATCACGCGCCTGCTCGAGCCGCGGAACGACGGCGTGACCGCGATCGGCACCGCCCCCGCGAACGGCGTGCGCATCGACAGCTTCATGCGCCGGTTCGACATCCACCCGAACCACGACTTCGTGCTCTTCGTCGCGGGGGAGGGCTCCGCGACGTCGCTCGCGACGCTCGCGCGCGCCTGGCTGTCGTTCCGCTATTGGGGGCTCGACCACGAGCGGCTCGGCGTCCTGAACGGCCCGGTGGCGAAGGTCGTGCCCGCGGGCCAGCGCCGCGCGACCGTCGCCGCGCACCCGTTCACCGGCACGAGGCGGATCGTGACGGAGGAGCGCGACCACTTCGCGCTCCTCGCCGACGTCGGCGCCGTCCGCGCCGCGATCGG is a window encoding:
- a CDS encoding ureidoglycolate lyase, which encodes MGRVTNLIVPQSLTPAAYEPYGRVIMASPRGEPGAVANLGTALRFDDVVEVANGRPATATLKVKVFRSSPVPCERRPLALLEKHPLSTQLFIPMNASRFIALVALGGDAPDLSTLKAFVAEGAQGISYAPGVWHHPMLTLDTQTDFVVFVHEDGAAEDCVVIDRNDAAWPELDLGTLRPA
- a CDS encoding sulfatase-like hydrolase/transferase, with protein sequence MQHPAVMTAEKAEPHARPWAAPGAKKKARLRRWLARALIVLAPASVIAFDFARRAARFKTFDAWEVFFYCASGAAGVVIWACLLAVATRTRGFARWPVRLLLFVAALFAVGGQDYTYMRYGAYMNHRAVLVGTTFLASIGQQLWFDRWTFFRALFPALTVAAALPIVARRLAPLRLRRRGWVLLDVALVATLLVAYVDPGRGAEQGQPPDMMYVSAMGQLSRALWEHNETVERVHPGPRDPKPVPPFTAKPSRPRNVLMIVTESVRAQSVCVEYDPDCTFTPFSNPIVPNRIPMTQMRALDSSTAISIAVMWNGLLPTRSRQDLHEAPLLWEYAKAAGVESAYYTSQHLLFGNSGLWLGKQPWSRHISATQIEEDATYEMGADDGKLVDYVIGDIGNLKEPWFSVVHLSNTHFPYKVDGDDMPFCDEYDPKVPGKDNDALCRYQDSIHMQDKATARLLQAIRTRPESERTVVVFVSDHGEQMREKGAVGHTGTLFDPEIRIPFWIDAPPGTITDDERASLAALKTTPLTHLDVFPTTMDLLGFLDAPELSSLMRETAGTSLMRGGSKVETPLQMTNCSELWACAFKNWGAMNGTRKLIAHQGDSAWSCYDVATDPDEEHPLDVNTRCADLLPLAEGMVFGKRPF